In Stieleria varia, one genomic interval encodes:
- a CDS encoding OsmC family protein — MSVEITARYVGQLNCRAIHGPSLAELTTDAPTDNGGLGGSFSPTDLVATALGTCVLTILGLVAERHDLDLTGTTVQVTKEMVTSPVRRIGRLPTVVTVAASAVTDLSMRDRMEAAARACPVHKSLHPEIDAPISFVYV; from the coding sequence ATGTCTGTTGAAATCACCGCTCGATACGTTGGGCAACTCAATTGCAGAGCAATTCACGGGCCAAGTCTCGCAGAATTGACCACTGACGCTCCCACAGATAACGGTGGCCTGGGCGGTTCGTTTTCGCCGACCGATCTGGTTGCTACGGCGCTGGGGACCTGTGTGTTGACGATCTTGGGGTTGGTGGCTGAACGCCACGACCTGGATTTAACAGGAACCACGGTACAGGTGACCAAAGAGATGGTGACTTCCCCGGTCCGACGGATCGGGCGATTGCCGACCGTGGTCACGGTCGCCGCGTCTGCGGTCACAGATCTGTCCATGAGGGACCGAATGGAAGCCGCCGCCCGTGCATGCCCTGTCCACAAGAGCTTGCACCCGGAGATCGATGCCCCCATCAGCTTCGTCTACGTTTGA
- a CDS encoding helix-turn-helix transcriptional regulator, translating to MSKPTSQKSSSVESQQAATPEHGRSWTFLSNHAHVLIVLHTEPGLVLREVALRVGITERAVQRIVLDLEEDGFLRREKVGRKNQYEVVTDKSLRHPIESHRKIGDLLSMISK from the coding sequence ATGAGCAAACCAACATCGCAGAAAAGTTCGTCGGTCGAATCGCAACAGGCCGCAACCCCTGAGCATGGACGATCTTGGACGTTCTTGAGCAACCACGCCCACGTCTTGATCGTCCTTCACACCGAGCCCGGACTCGTTTTACGTGAGGTCGCCTTGCGGGTGGGGATCACGGAGCGTGCTGTTCAGAGGATCGTGCTGGACTTGGAGGAAGACGGTTTCTTGCGTCGAGAAAAGGTCGGGCGAAAGAATCAGTACGAAGTGGTAACGGACAAATCGCTACGTCACCCCATCGAGTCGCACCGCAAGATCGGTGACCTGCTGTCGATGATCTCCAAATAG
- a CDS encoding Lpg1974 family pore-forming outer membrane protein, translating into MLCKFSERTKVWFHSFTLAALGCVVAIPTGISSAANAADSLVSHDASFVSLSDQSSMSETDSAIGQVGFLSGSNGCGADACDTSCDTFTDGGCDSCGEKVCCCCEPWWAHRTGGFGQFLLLRAGNVDHIYSIEQNDTTANAFPTGPIGRVNLDEGSGFRVGASWAASDCTSLVASFTRFESDTADTIVRNGANVLNSQIIHPSTATTGASSLQSYAEYSLDFQLVDVAYRHIWKTSDIYAINWLAGFRYGNMEQNLLAQQQVSVATGLVDVDVNMDFNGFGSMFGIDAERRSPSTGMLIYAKGLSSFLAGDWKGTYRQTNQFGGGVVANEYEDFRVTPVLELELGLGWQSRCGKWRMTAGYLNSAWYDAISTRQYVDAVRATDYTSVGDTITFSGLTAQFERRF; encoded by the coding sequence ATGTTGTGCAAATTTAGCGAGCGAACCAAAGTTTGGTTCCATTCTTTCACTTTGGCTGCACTCGGATGTGTTGTCGCGATCCCCACGGGAATTTCCTCCGCGGCAAACGCAGCAGACAGCCTCGTGTCACACGATGCGTCCTTTGTGTCGCTATCGGATCAAAGCTCGATGAGTGAAACCGACTCGGCGATCGGCCAAGTCGGATTCTTGTCGGGCTCCAACGGTTGCGGTGCAGACGCATGCGACACGAGTTGCGACACGTTCACCGACGGTGGATGTGACTCATGCGGCGAAAAGGTTTGCTGCTGCTGCGAACCCTGGTGGGCGCACCGCACTGGCGGTTTCGGTCAGTTCTTGTTGCTGCGTGCGGGCAACGTCGATCACATCTACTCGATCGAACAGAACGACACGACGGCTAATGCCTTTCCGACCGGCCCGATCGGACGAGTGAACCTCGACGAAGGATCTGGATTTCGCGTCGGTGCCAGCTGGGCAGCCAGTGACTGCACCAGTTTGGTCGCATCGTTCACACGATTCGAGAGTGACACCGCGGACACAATCGTGCGAAACGGCGCGAACGTTCTGAACTCTCAAATCATTCACCCCAGCACGGCGACGACCGGTGCATCCAGCTTGCAGTCGTACGCCGAGTACTCGCTTGACTTTCAATTGGTGGACGTTGCTTACCGGCACATCTGGAAAACAAGTGACATCTACGCCATCAACTGGCTGGCGGGTTTCCGCTACGGAAACATGGAGCAGAACTTGCTCGCTCAACAACAAGTCTCCGTCGCGACCGGATTGGTCGACGTCGATGTGAACATGGACTTCAACGGATTCGGATCCATGTTCGGAATCGATGCCGAACGTCGCAGCCCGTCAACTGGCATGCTGATCTACGCCAAAGGTTTGAGCAGCTTCTTGGCAGGTGACTGGAAAGGAACGTATCGTCAAACCAACCAGTTCGGTGGCGGCGTGGTTGCCAACGAGTACGAAGATTTCCGCGTCACACCGGTTCTGGAGTTGGAACTGGGTCTGGGCTGGCAAAGCCGTTGTGGCAAGTGGCGTATGACCGCCGGTTACCTCAACAGTGCTTGGTACGATGCCATCTCGACTCGCCAGTATGTTGATGCCGTGCGAGCAACCGACTACACCAGCGTCGGCGACACCATCACGTTCAGCGGCCTGACGGCTCAGTTTGAACGTCGGTTTTAG